One Salvelinus namaycush isolate Seneca chromosome 4, SaNama_1.0, whole genome shotgun sequence genomic window carries:
- the LOC120046030 gene encoding ankyrin repeat domain-containing protein 1-like — protein MPVTVKGCEGKGAGEHLSGAFSKSLYEAAVNQEKQDARRSYKDLIPEENENNTQEEITVVNLNTDKSGRVKLETVDDLFNILKLRKRRRERKVQNKKEPEPEIIPDTVDEDTFLKAAMENKLLVIEKYLSGGGDPNVSDHFLRTALHKASSKGHVEAVKRLLEAGASIEKKDRLDATAVHWACRGGSLPTLELLLNEGGRFNSRDKLRSTPLHVAVRTGHYECAEHLIHCGADVNAKDRDGDTPMHDAVRINRFKMIRLLMMYGASLKTKNSEGKSPSENLLAWQSGAKNILCNVNNDKSVK, from the exons GTCACTGTTAAGGGGTGTGAGGGGAAGGGGGCAGGTGAGCACCTGTCAGGGGCGTTTTCAAAGAGTCTGTACGAGGCAGCCGTCAACCAGGAGAAACAGGATGCCCGGAGGTCATACAAAGACCTCATCCCAGAGGAGAATGAGAACAACACTCAGGAGGAGATCACAGTTGTCAATCTCAAT ACAGACAAATCAGGCCGGGTGAAGTTAGAGACCGTGGATGACCTTTTCAACATCTTGAAactgaggaagagaaggagggagaggaaggtgcAGAACAAGAAAGAACCTGAGCCAGAGATCATT CCCGACACAGTGGATGAAGACACGTTCCTGAAAGCAGCAATGGAGAATAAGTTGCTTGTGATTGAGAAGTACCTGTCAGGTGGAGGTGACCCCAACGTCAGTGATCAT TTCCTAAGGACAGCGCTACACAAAGCCTCATCTAAGGGCCATGTGGAGGCTGTGAAGAGACTGCTGGAGGCTGGGGCTTCTATTGAGAAGAAAGATAGA TTGGACGCCACAGCAGTACACTGGGCCTGCAGGGGAGGCAGCCTACCTACTCTGGAGCTGCTACTCAATGAAGGAGGGAGGTTCAACTCCAGAGACAAG CTGCGCAGCACTCCTCTCCACGTGGCAGTGAGGACTGGACATTATGAATGTGCTGAGCACCTCATCCATTGTGGAGCAGACGTCAACGCTAAAGACAGA GATGGAGACACACCCATGCACGATGCTGTGAGGATAAACCGATTCAAAATGATCAGGCTGCTGATGATGTATGGAGCCAGTCTTAAAACTAAGAACAGT GAAGGCAAGTCCCCTAGTGAGAATCTTCTGGCTTGGCAGAGTGGCGCTAAGAACATCCTGTGTAACGTCAACAATGACAAATCTGTCAAGTAG